Below is a window of Chloroflexota bacterium DNA.
CGGGGTGCGCCCGCACGCACGTGTTGTTGCCGGTGCGGGCTCTGCTGCGGCGCGCGGACACCGTCGAGGTGATCGGCGCCGCGCTGGGGCTGGGGGCGGCGGGTCGAGGACATCGACAGATCGCCGAGCGGCTGCAACGTCCGCCCGCGACGGTGCGCGGCTGGCTGCGCCGGTTCGGTGGCCGGGCCGAGGCGCTGCGGTCGGGGTTCACCGCGCTGCTGGTCGGGTTGGACCCGCTGGCGGTGCTCCCGACCCCGGCCGCGACCGGGCTGGGTGACGCGGTCGCCGCGGTCCTCGCCGCGGCGG
It encodes the following:
- a CDS encoding helix-turn-helix domain-containing protein, which translates into the protein MLLPVRALLRRADTVEVIGAALGLGAAGRGHRQIAERLQRPPATVRGWLRRFGGRAEALRSGFTALLVGLDPLAVLPTPAATGLGDAVAAVLAAAVAVVGRWGAVVSGLSAWELAVAVTSGRLLASTGTPMSINTSRPW